AACTTCGAACGCCTCGTTCACCTGAAACGCAGACCTATCGATCGGAGAGGAGATCGATCCGGCACGCGATTCTCGTATTCTATTCGAACGTATTCTATTTCGGCTAACCTTTCTCAAGCGCCTTCTTTCACGCAAAGTAGCAgcttttcttcgatcgacgGTCACAGTCTTCTTCTTGCAGGCTTTGCAAGCCCAGAGCAGACACCGACGAGGTCCGTGCGTCGAGGCGGTGGTGTCAGCGGTGTCCAGTGCCACGTGAGGATGAGGCACATGCTCGTTCTCGTTCGACTCGTTGcttctttcgttcgattcgttGGGTTCGATCGGTTCGTTCGACTCGTTACCCTCGTTGCTCTCCTCGGCCTCGACGGAACCGGACTCGAGATCGGCCGAAGCATCCACCGATACAACGGACGACGCGTCGTCCGAGTCCACCGCGTACCGCGATGCTCGTGACCTGTCGACCCATCATAAACTTTAACTCTTTTCGTCTCTATTTtgtcttcttcctttcttccttccttccttccttccttccttccttccttcctttctttctttctttctttctttctttctttcttcttgcttTTGGCTTTTACAAGCGAGGGAACGAGTCGAATAATTAGGAAATATCGTCGCGTCACGCTGCTCGATAGACGAGACCGGACCGCGTTTCACGGAGAACGTTGTTCCCAATTGGAATCGTTCCAGGTGGTTGACAACACGAGAGCCAAGGGAGCATCGTCGGTACGACGATAGATTCAAGATGGTAAACGCGGTTAAACGGAAGGCGAAATACGAGGTGAAAATGGTTTGACACGCGATAAAACAGTCGACGCGTTTAATCTCGAATTATAACGACGAGCGACGCTACGCTCTGAGTTTCGCTCGAATctcgaaagaaaggaaagaaaaaaagatggcAGAAGGGAAGAGGGAACGACAATCGTCGAACTCGAATCGGTGAACACGATGCGATTATCGTACCGATAACGGTCAGAGCTGGCCGATCCTAACGCGGAATCGGTTTCGGCTGTTTCGACCACTCGATTTCTCGCTTCTTCGTCCACGTTTCCCACGGACAGGTATCCTTGCAGGCACTCGATCGATGGATCATCGGTGGATGTGTACGCGCCTCGTCGTCGACGATGGTGGTGGTGATGATGATAATAGTGATAGTGATGCCGATGGTGATAGTAACGATGAaggtgatgatgatgatgatgtcGAAGTTGGAGGTGATGGTGATGGTAAACGTCGTCGTAAGACTGTCTACCGACCGGTTGACACGCGTAAGACACCGTGTCTGTCACGAGAGTCATCGTTTCCCGCGAACCACGTCGATACGAAGCTTTTGCTCACGCGTTCttcctccctttctttctcttcttctttcgcttctttctcCTCCTCCCTTCCCACCTCTTCCTTTCCCTTTCGTTCTTTCCGACGAGACGTCGTTCGTCGAAACACGCCTCGCCACCTTTGCCACCGCAAAACTGTAACTCGCGATACGATCGGATTCTCACGTCGAGCACCACGTGTCGCGAGAAACGATCGCGATCGTCGCGAGCAACGGCCACGTTCCGGCTTCCATTCCCGTTTTCATCGACGATCTACCTATCTAtctatcgaacgatcgatcgatcggtcgtTCGATCGGCCTAGCTATCACTAGGTCGTTCGAATCGTCCGATCTCTCGGGCAAATGGAAACGCGAGAATACGCGAGTAAACGAAAGGAGCGAACGCGTCGTCGAAGAAACGTCGATCGGCGATAGACGATCGAAGATCTCGAGACGATAGGAAATTTTGACGAGGCAAAGACGTAAGCAAAGTCCGTGTAAAGATGGAAGCGGCGCGGTGGGCTTACCGGGATCCGGCGGGTGGCCCTGAAACGTGCGCGAATGCCGCCCGAAAGCTTTTCTCTCGTCGACTCTCGTAGCGGCCGATCGTAAGCGACCACGTTCGCGTTCACGCTCGCACTCGCACTCGCACTCGCACTCGCACTCGCGCGTACGCATCGGACCACGTTCTACGACCGCCAAAACCCACACGCCTAGCCAACACCGTTCGAACACTTTACGAGCTACGTTTAGCAGCTGGTTACACCCAGATGGATTATTTTCGACGAGAAACGGACCAATTAGAGACCGTGTAAATTCTCTGGGATCGAGCAGCATCGTCCCGCCTCTTCTCTTTCCCTACTCGCATCTAATGGCTGGTCAAATCTCGTCACGTCGGGGTGTGGTTTAACCGCCGATACCGCGTTTCGAATCTTTCCATTTTCCATCCAAACTCGTTCTCGCGTCGCCAATCGGTGCCTCCATCGTCGCTTTCCTCTCGACGATCCATCCTCCTGTTCGCGATCGGCGTCGCAACGCCGAAATCTCCGCTGTTCGACGTTGCTCTACAGTCGCGTGGAACACGCTCGCCTCCAACTCGATCCAACTCTCTCAAATTTCGTTCCGCGTGCTTCGTTATCGACTCACCTCGACGATCGAATCGTCGACTGAAATTGCCACACTTCGACCCCGCTTCGAATTCAAAGTGCAGGTTACCGTTAATACGGTATAAACATCGCGAGACGACGCGAGGCGACGCGACGGACGCGATCGACTTTCTCCTCCCCTCGAACTACTTTGAGCGTATCGAACGAATAAAGCTTCTTCAGAGTCCAGAGAACTCCTCGAAACGAACAACGAGAAATTAATTCGCGTGTAATCGAACAGAAGCGAAAGAATCGACGAGAACGAACGATCGACCGTACGAAGgtcgagaaagaggaaaagaaacggaaactTTGGAGTCGGTGGCGAGGGCGACGCAGCGAACACGAACGCGCTAGCTACATTCTACGAATGACTAGGATCGACCTTGAACCGGTAACCTCTTTACCTAGATAGCAAAACGACATCGCGGCAAGGGACCGCGCGAGTTACAGGcgacattttataaaacaggATCGCGAGCTATCGTAACGATTCCAAACGGACGAGACAGGGGTGAAGAACGTCTCGATTTCATCGCGTTCTCCACGATAGACGAACGACCGATTGTctgaacaaatttttccatttcgtgAAAGCGCGAAAATCTGAATCTTCCCGGTCGATTCTCGCTATCGGCCCAATACGATCGGTGAGAACGACGCGTGATTTCGATGGCCGTGGAGGGTAAGGGCGTCCGACGCGACGCGTGTAGAGACGCGTATCCGAGTCGAGGTAacatgtgtgtgtatatgtggATAGTTAAGTAGCTAAGCATGAAGAGAAAGTTTGACACGCGTAGCAGGGGTGGTAGTGCTGTATCGCACCCCCGTGAACGGTACGGTTCTCGTGAAATCTCGGAACGACTCGGAGACGATCGTGTCGAAAACGAAGAGGGAGAATCGCGCGCAAGGCAAACGATCCGGATGGGAGAAGCGAGACGAAAAACGGGTCACTCTCTTCTCCTTTCAGGATTCGGTTGGCTGGGATATCTCATCCGGCAAAGCTGAAAGTTCAGGAAAGGGCAATGCCTCGCCCATTTTTAGGAAAACGCGGGTCAAGTTGGAAGAttggcgcgcgcgcgcgcgcgatttcatattttctcatTCGTTTGTTTCGGCTCCATTCTTCTTGCGAGCAGAAGCAGATTTTTCGTGCGATTCACCACGGTTCGATCTGTCCGCGTGTCACGAGAAAGGAATCGAACGAAAGGTCGATTCGGTGAACCGTCGAAACGCGCGACGAATCTCTAGTTACGAGAGGGGAAGATGGGATAGGAATTGTTGGTAGCTACAACGAAGGTGGAAGAACGGAAAGCACGTAGGGATGGGCCGTTGCCGGATACGGAAGAGATTCCGTTCCCGTGTGCTCCATCGCATATTagtatatgtgtgtgtgcaTATGTATCCGTgtagaggaagagaaagaggacaGAATAGAACAGGGGGTTGTAGGAGGGAATGGCAATGATCGGTGGAAAGGAGAGGCGAGGTAAAACGTGGCAGGGCGATGCGGCAGGAGGCGAGGAGAAAAGCGAGAGCACAGTGCGAGGGTGGCGAGACGAAGAGGGTAGGGTAGTGTTGGAAAGCGTGGCTGAGGGGTGAGGCGAGGTGAGGTGAGCAACGGCGGGGAGTGTTGGAGAGAGGCGGATAGGAAGCGGAGGGGTTGAGAGGAGAAGAGAGGACAGGTCGGGGgtggaagaagagagagagagaggagagaggagagaagagggGTTTTGCGAGGGGTTTGCGAAGGGGTGAGAGGTGGTCGGGAAGGAGAAGAGAGAATCGGTCGGGTCGTGTGTTGCGGGCTGCTGCGGCTCGGGCGCGACAGTTCTACCCCAACCATTGCCGGTTGATTTTCGCGAGGAAGCGAGCGCGTCCACGAGGTAACGACAGAGGGACGATATCTTCCCGACGGTTCGGGAACGGTCGAACGACGGATCCGGTCGTGGTCCGGAACGATTCGACCGAGTTTCCGAACTCCTCGGACCATCTCGTACGTCGATGTAAAGCGCAACGCGCGCTCTCGACGCTGTTCGAGATCGTCCAACAGATATCTCTCGAGATTGCGTGACGACAGGACACGAGACGAGCCAACGAGAGggagaaataagaaagaagaggtGGCGAGAGTGGAGTGTGACGAGCGACGAGGAAAAAGCAGAAGAAGGAACGCGACAAGTCGCGAAGGAGAATAAGAGGGAGATTCGGTCGGGAACACGGGGAAAACCGTGTCGGACTGAGATACATTTGGAGACCGTGTTGAATCGAGCGAGATCGTTGCCGCTACCGATTTTACGAAACCGAAACGCCACAGGACGCGTTTCGATCCCGAACGCGTACGACCTTTCGGTTTGGAACGAGCGGCAGATTCGAAAGCCAAGTTCTCCTCGTCCCCGAATCGGCGCTAAAAATCGTCTTCGACGACTACCTTCTCTCTACCGATCTCGGCCGCCATTACGGTTACCGTAACGATCGCAAATCGATTCCTTCGTTTCGAAGCCTTTCGTTCGATGCTTTGATCCGGAACCGCTTTGAGTTTCCCCTTGATACGCAGATCGGTATCAAAATTGCGTTTACCAAACTCGTGACTGCGTCGTGGTAGGCGTCGCAGCGTCGGTCTCCGCGAATAAGACGAATAATCTTCGGTCCCGCGCGAATCCTTTGTCATTTCGACTGTCTGAAGTTTCGAGTCGaatgtgcgtgtgtgtgtgagtGCGCGTGCGTACGTACGACCAACTTTCGATCGGCCTTCGCAGGACGAGACCGAAGATGacgaaaaatgaagaaaagaaacgaacgaaccgATGATCAGAAAATCACCTGAGGAAAACTGTAACGAAAGAACCTGATCATCGTAAAAGAAACACGCCGTGTCGATTACGTAGCTCGTTGCGACGCATCGCGCGTCGTCGATCGAGATCGAGCAAGTGACACGACGCGACGTTCTCGGACGATGAAACGAACGAGTTAACAACGCGACACGTTACGACCGAACCTTTTCGGTCGTGTTCTACCTTTGTCTTTAGTACCATTGTGTTCGATACCAAATAGTTGTTAcgtatctatatatattatatatacacacacacatacacacacaacGCGTGCTTCGGTTCTCACAAACACTCAGACGCGAGAACGTACGCGAAGATCAGCGGCGCGCGTCATTCTATCTATGTACATGTCTCGTTACTACGTTAAAGATTATAGGATGTTATGCGTTTAACGATAATCAGTTTGAATAGAAGGGGGAATAAGACGCGGAACGCTCGAAGCGTGCGAAACACAAAGAGTCaagtatatagtatagtaaagCGCGAGAGCCGTGACTTTCTGAGACATCGCTCGATGGGAAAGATACGGTCGATCGGGCCGTACGAAGATAatcgaattgaaaataaattgccaGAACGTTAATTATTTACCGCTTGATAGTCGGTCCCTTTACGCGTGGCTCAATTCCTGGCACTCGTCGAATACATCCCATTCCGCGATACTTACCACCCACCCCTGTGCCCTAATTCTTCTCGTTTCAAtctctcttcctttcctcTGTTCTTTCCCTTTACCACTCTCCCCTCTCCAttcccctctctttctctccctctttctctctctctctccctctatCCTCCATCCATCCATCCTTTTCTCTCTGGTCGTTACCGTAAAGTTCTTTCGTTCCCTTCTGGACAAACTCTCGGAAAGCAAGCTCTCTCGCGCGATGCTCAATTAAACGCAAGTACAAAGACTCGCGAAAACAGAAACTCTATTTTTCCGAATCGCGCGAATGTAATTTACTCCGTCGACACGCAAAAACAACTCGTCCAAACTCAAGTATAACGGATGCGTCGCTAAAAGAAGCTACCTCAAAACATCGTACTAATTTCTGTTTGATCGGCACCGACGCCGATCAGCCGTGGATTTCCTTCCTCGAACGTTTCGTCGAATCGAGATCCGAACGACTCGCGAGACCGAAAGAGTCGAGACGACGAGACGTACACTCGTGATGGCACATCgagcgtcggtacgacgtaacGAGAGGGATATGTTGTGCCGTTTCGGGACGACGACTCGCGAGCATCGTCGGAGCAATGCCGCTGCCGACGGGGGAAGTTGATATGCTCTTGTTGTCTGAGAGTATCGGAACACCCATACCGGAGGACGAAACAACGaggaaaaacaaaagcaaTCATGTCGTGGGAATCTGTCTCTTCGAGAGATTACCTCGGGCAAGTATCGACCCGGGCGAAAAACTCGTTGAGACGGCAAGTACGAGTAAACGGTTCGTTTGCTCGCTCGAAATAGGTTTCGGCTTTCTCTCCGGAGAGTCGAAACGCGGAAGGAAACGGAACGGAAGGGGAGGGGAGGGGCAATTGTCGCGGTACCGCGGCGGTACTCGGCAAGTTGGTATATAGGTCAGGAAAAGAGGTCACAGGTGCCTCGCCCACGGTGACTAGCACACAGGTCGTTCGTCTCAAGCTGGCAAACGGAATTTCGCGATCGGACACGCGCGCTTCTTCAACGCTGACAACCGCCGTAGCCGTAACTGTTATTGTTGCcgttgctgctgctgttgttgttgttgttgttgttgttgttgttattgttgttgctgttgctgctgctgcggTTGCTACAACCAATGGGgaagcgtcgcgtcgcgtcgcgtcaaTGAGATACGTGGTACGCTCGTACGTCGACTTTGTTTGGCCGACGATGCAATCGCGATCGCGTTCCAAGATAGTATAGTAGCTGGAGGATAAAAAGGGCTAAGGGTCGCAATGCAGTGGTACGTTGATCCGAAACGTAGATAGGCGTTGGCGGTAAGAAAATCAAGACACGATGGCTGGAACGACGCCAAACTGTCTCCGGTAACCGCGTGACAGAGGCACGATCCTCGATCTCGACGCTTGGTCGTACGCTTGGTCCGCGAATCGAAAAACAACGATACGCTCGACGAGTTGAACGACGCTCTGAATCGTTGCTGGAAATTTACAGCGGACCGGCCAGTCATCAACTCTCCGCAACCGCTCTGCTGGGAAGTCCGGACGGGTCGCGGCATCCGCTCGACGTCTGCGAATTCACCGAAGACGACTATCGTCATCAGAATTCGAACGGAAACGGCCATTACCAGAACGGCAGGTCCGGCTCTGGTCTCTGGGAATGTCTGATAGGCTGCAGACGTCGCTTGGACCAGCACATGGCTCGGAGACGGGTAAAACATCGCAAATTTTCTATCTCCGAGCGACCGCGACTTTTTATCGCTATCCGAGACCGCCACGCGACCGTCGCCTCTTTTTTCTCCCCTTTCCCTCCTATCTGCATGTCCCTTTCGCCCCTTCTGCCAATCTCTCGCTCACGGTCATTGTCGAGAACGCGAACGAGGTGCACGCGACGGTGATCGCCAGTCACGCTAGCCGTAAAATCGATCCGTGTATATTCGTGTTCTCGCATCCTTGCGACGTGTATCCAACGATCGCGCGATCGcaaagagaagagaggagaTGAGAAGGGAAAGAGAGGCGACAGCGGTGAAAGGGGAGAAATAAGTCAGGAAGGAAAGGGTTTCCGGTTGATCGGAAAAACGCTTAAAACGCTTAAACTCGTCGAGCGTGTTAGTCGCGTTGCGTTTACACGTTGC
Above is a genomic segment from Bombus pascuorum chromosome 9, iyBomPasc1.1, whole genome shotgun sequence containing:
- the LOC132910955 gene encoding myogenic-determination protein is translated as MTLVTDTVSYACQPVGRQSYDDVYHHHHLQLRHHHHHHLHRYYHHRHHYHYYHHHHHHRRRRGAYTSTDDPSIECLQGYLSVGNVDEEARNRVVETAETDSALGSASSDRYRSRASRYAVDSDDASSVVSVDASADLESGSVEAEESNEGNESNEPIEPNESNERSNESNENEHVPHPHVALDTADTTASTHGPRRCLLWACKACKKKTVTVDRRKAATLRERRRLRKVNEAFEVLKRRTSNNPNQRLPKVEILRNAIEYIEGLEALLQSNRSSVAQGRGSTNDTPGATSPRYVTERLRQFSDPLARFQPINGFEGTVEPQSSQLSGSSLDRLNMIVQSINGPTHGATDSLRYPSQQ